The following proteins are co-located in the Desulfatitalea tepidiphila genome:
- a CDS encoding glycosyltransferase family 2 protein, which produces MPVDIFIRNNSEDNIYFTAAINEGIRHFLKKPVKYMILLNQDMYLEPHAVEEMVNFMNRNPRCGIGAPLQIHPQQADYVIWAGCFDAFPLGKHLHGPLHRFKESEPVYWANGACMILRREMIEEIGLMDKNLVFIGSDSDYSFTARSRGWEIWRIALARGVHDHGASGNSGNPRIEMIKIKDMLYFSKKWVTGELYRMMAFEGKSLTPENTTQLIEKFEKARQIVAHEIEKQTTATMDA; this is translated from the coding sequence ATGCCCGTGGACATCTTCATCCGCAACAACTCAGAGGACAACATCTACTTTACCGCCGCTATAAATGAAGGGATTCGCCATTTTCTTAAAAAGCCGGTCAAATACATGATCCTGTTAAACCAAGATATGTACCTTGAACCCCACGCAGTCGAGGAGATGGTCAACTTCATGAACCGCAACCCGCGTTGCGGCATCGGCGCCCCCCTTCAAATCCATCCCCAACAGGCCGATTATGTGATTTGGGCAGGATGCTTCGATGCCTTTCCCTTGGGAAAACATCTCCATGGACCCCTCCACCGTTTTAAAGAGAGCGAGCCGGTTTACTGGGCCAACGGCGCCTGCATGATTCTGCGCAGAGAGATGATCGAAGAGATCGGGCTGATGGATAAAAATCTTGTCTTTATCGGCAGCGACAGCGATTATTCCTTTACCGCCAGGTCGCGAGGATGGGAGATCTGGCGCATCGCCCTAGCAAGAGGTGTGCATGATCATGGTGCTTCGGGAAACAGCGGCAACCCGCGTATTGAAATGATCAAAATCAAGGACATGCTCTACTTCAGCAAGAAGTGGGTGACCGGAGAACTCTACCGTATGATGGCGTTCGAGGGCAAATCCCTGACACCCGAAAACACAACACAATTGATTGAAAAATTTGAGAAGGCCCGGCAAATAGTTGCTCACGAGATTGAGAAGCAGACAACCGCAACCATGGATGCCTGA
- a CDS encoding class I SAM-dependent methyltransferase, translated as MKIESILKDAMAIHQTGELEAAEVLYRTILSQNPFDPDALNLLGVLSLQRGKLNEAGQLIKKAIDVNPLIAEYHYNLGETYAHQCKKDDAIKSYRQSLQCNPHLKIAQDRLAAMDKPFPSEFETNDNSLNHFEIIQRIINHTKANTYLEIGIDAGECFCNIDAKNKYGVDPTPSQDFVDKMMTNVMVTHFKCLQSGSSKAVHLTLRATNENPPPTFKLVDSCEFYYLTSDVFFARHAPLIFDKQKIDVAFVDGLNTYHQSYQDVSNALDFLANGGLILMHDCNPPSEASALPAESWEAAHRMNLAGWNGNWCGDVWKSVVRLRSTRNDLRVFVLDCDFGVGVVCRGEAENMLDLTMREIEHLSFKDLQSDRRTLLNLKPQSYLPEFLRSLV; from the coding sequence ATGAAAATAGAATCCATTTTAAAAGATGCCATGGCAATCCATCAAACTGGTGAGTTAGAAGCCGCGGAGGTTCTTTATAGAACTATTCTCTCCCAAAATCCATTTGATCCTGATGCTTTGAATTTACTGGGTGTCCTCTCGTTGCAACGCGGAAAACTGAATGAAGCCGGGCAACTCATCAAGAAAGCGATTGACGTCAATCCCTTAATTGCCGAATATCATTATAATCTCGGGGAAACGTATGCGCATCAATGCAAAAAGGATGATGCTATTAAAAGTTATCGGCAATCTCTACAGTGTAACCCTCATCTTAAGATTGCTCAGGATCGTCTTGCTGCGATGGATAAACCTTTCCCATCCGAATTTGAAACGAATGATAATTCATTGAATCATTTCGAAATTATTCAACGAATCATAAATCATACCAAAGCGAATACCTATCTGGAAATTGGTATAGACGCAGGAGAATGCTTCTGTAATATCGATGCTAAAAATAAATATGGTGTTGATCCGACACCATCTCAAGACTTCGTCGACAAAATGATGACAAATGTGATGGTGACGCATTTTAAATGCTTGCAGTCCGGTTCCAGCAAAGCCGTTCACCTTACGCTCAGGGCCACGAACGAAAATCCCCCGCCGACATTTAAGTTGGTCGATAGCTGTGAATTCTACTATTTAACCTCGGATGTATTTTTTGCACGACATGCACCTTTGATATTCGACAAGCAAAAGATCGATGTGGCCTTCGTGGATGGGCTGAACACTTATCATCAATCCTATCAAGATGTATCCAATGCTTTGGATTTTCTTGCAAACGGAGGGTTGATTCTCATGCACGACTGCAATCCGCCAAGCGAGGCATCTGCTTTACCGGCCGAATCTTGGGAAGCTGCCCATAGAATGAACCTTGCTGGATGGAATGGAAATTGGTGCGGTGATGTGTGGAAATCGGTCGTACGGCTTCGGTCCACACGCAACGATCTACGGGTGTTCGTCCTTGACTGCGATTTCGGGGTCGGCGTGGTATGCCGAGGTGAAGCTGAAAACATGCTTGATTTGACGATGCGTGAGATAGAACACCTGTCCTTTAAGGACCTTCAAAGTGACAGAAGAACCCTGCTAAATTTAAAGCCTCAAAGTTATCTTCCCGAATTTTTACGTAGCTTGGTGTGA
- a CDS encoding glycosyltransferase family 4 protein, whose amino-acid sequence MRIALIGSRDLQQFPTISYGGIEACVENLAWGLHNTHKDFVCIVPKRTVINEYPFEIIESDVPPLPGPEKNVWPFAQSLPAIIKEVKPDVIWSQSFWSAESLKSLGIPIICTFHEFVPDTKKKSEWFAFRENTWYRFVSEFQFNQWVDPNSEWQQAVSFSLHTGLSEDEYFLCPPSDRQDYYLWVAGLNWGWRTKGLDLFVELARRHPEKNFLAYGTGNKPLENQLMELSKTIKGFEFRGELKRGIAHREAFSKARLFLMPSQMSEPFGRTILESISKGTPVLGTCNGALPELIINDVNGYKANTIEEFEHILDHQFDYEACFRSAKRFHIDIEVEALVSRSMEIIRKGYNSKPYKNSNCYQSQSNTTFNQAQMKISFPNTDALKAPPRQRVADNSKLKIIYRICDHRNGGTKIPQINKRQCFLNFIEVFGNDNLIIVADNTSEATIEFLSRFSNSIERTSLGNSASFIHALNIAVGFDDAQSVYLVEDDYLHQPKGPQYIAEGLERADYVSLYDHADKYMAKSPNPLVSSGGENTKVILTSSSHWKHTNSTTMTFAVKAGTLKADQQVFRHFCNGKIPLDFLIFRKLAEVGRTVLTPIPGRATHCDEYPSPFIFDSPLPFKTEPIQNSINRQPATGIQVAETILSKGMI is encoded by the coding sequence ATGAGAATTGCATTGATTGGGAGTCGCGACCTTCAGCAATTTCCTACCATATCGTACGGTGGCATAGAAGCATGTGTGGAAAACTTAGCTTGGGGTCTGCACAATACTCATAAGGATTTTGTTTGTATCGTACCCAAAAGAACAGTTATCAATGAATATCCGTTTGAAATAATTGAATCGGATGTTCCGCCACTGCCTGGCCCTGAAAAAAATGTTTGGCCCTTTGCCCAAAGCCTACCGGCCATCATCAAAGAAGTTAAACCCGATGTGATTTGGTCTCAAAGTTTCTGGTCTGCTGAGTCCTTGAAGTCTTTGGGCATTCCAATAATTTGCACATTTCATGAATTCGTTCCGGATACGAAAAAGAAAAGCGAGTGGTTTGCCTTTCGTGAAAATACTTGGTACCGTTTTGTTTCTGAATTTCAGTTCAACCAATGGGTTGACCCTAACTCCGAATGGCAACAGGCGGTATCATTCTCCTTGCACACAGGGCTATCAGAAGATGAGTATTTCTTATGTCCCCCTTCCGACCGTCAGGACTATTATTTATGGGTAGCCGGACTGAACTGGGGCTGGCGAACAAAAGGTCTGGACCTATTCGTCGAACTGGCCAGAAGACATCCAGAAAAGAACTTTTTGGCATACGGAACGGGCAACAAACCCCTTGAAAATCAATTAATGGAGCTGAGTAAAACAATCAAGGGTTTCGAGTTCAGAGGTGAATTAAAGCGAGGCATAGCTCATAGAGAAGCATTTTCCAAGGCGCGACTTTTCTTGATGCCCAGTCAGATGTCTGAGCCATTCGGTCGAACTATTCTTGAAAGTATATCCAAGGGGACCCCTGTACTGGGAACTTGCAATGGCGCTTTGCCTGAATTGATAATTAATGACGTCAATGGGTATAAAGCAAACACCATTGAAGAATTTGAGCATATCCTGGATCATCAATTCGATTACGAAGCATGTTTTCGAAGCGCCAAGCGTTTTCACATCGATATTGAAGTCGAAGCGCTTGTGAGTAGATCAATGGAAATCATCAGAAAGGGTTACAATTCAAAACCTTATAAAAATTCTAATTGTTATCAATCACAATCCAATACAACATTCAATCAGGCCCAAATGAAAATTTCATTTCCTAATACGGACGCACTTAAGGCACCTCCAAGACAACGTGTTGCTGATAACAGCAAACTGAAAATTATTTATCGTATTTGCGATCACCGAAATGGTGGCACCAAAATCCCGCAAATCAACAAGCGTCAATGTTTTTTGAATTTTATCGAGGTATTTGGAAACGACAACCTGATTATCGTCGCAGACAACACCAGTGAGGCGACCATCGAATTCTTGAGCCGTTTTTCCAACTCTATCGAAAGGACATCTCTCGGAAATTCTGCAAGCTTCATCCATGCTCTAAACATTGCCGTGGGCTTTGATGATGCCCAGTCGGTCTACCTGGTAGAGGACGATTATCTGCACCAGCCCAAAGGTCCCCAATACATCGCAGAGGGGCTCGAACGCGCCGATTATGTGAGCCTTTATGATCATGCCGACAAGTATATGGCAAAAAGCCCTAATCCATTGGTATCCAGTGGCGGAGAAAACACAAAAGTGATTCTGACCTCTTCATCCCATTGGAAACATACCAATTCAACGACCATGACGTTCGCTGTCAAGGCCGGCACGCTCAAGGCTGATCAGCAAGTGTTTCGTCATTTTTGCAACGGAAAAATTCCATTAGATTTCTTAATATTCCGTAAACTGGCCGAAGTGGGACGCACCGTATTGACACCTATCCCAGGCCGCGCTACCCATTGCGACGAATACCCTTCCCCATTTATTTTCGATTCACCTTTGCCGTTCAAAACAGAACCGATTCAAAACAGCATCAACAGGCAGCCCGCAACGGGCATCCAGGTGGCTGAAACCATCCTATCCAAGGGCATGATATGA
- a CDS encoding tetratricopeptide repeat protein, which translates to MESSAFVEEAEKFVASGNWQAASIAYARLALSYPDEPDVFYLHGRVLMELGDWDAALSQFNKALSINPKDSRFHRCRGDVLQAMDMLLEAENAYRCAIDLNPRDTDALINLGNTIYKEGRSNGALAPYGRALAFDPENLKALNNIGKTWHDQGDLKKAKIWYETALKLNPNYPEAHFNHAIALLAEGDFRNGWQEYEWRFHRQSARQVYPHQLNILRWNGAPFQDKRLLVHCEQGLGDVIQFCRYMPMVKALGGTVTLEVHASLVSLLEHITSVDRIIPFGRLKPREIDYDLYVPLMSLPLLFGTTIESIPAQIPYLHPSPVEVSRWQSRLSSRCGARIGLVWSGSATDPRRSCPWEIISRLTKVMTNLQFFSLQKQLPPGITADLLEHANMIHWGNSLVDFHATAAAISHLDLVISIDTATAHLAGAMGKPVWILLPHAADWRWLQIRSDTPWYPTARLFRQPEKDDWRALVSTLVEELKQWSPASHH; encoded by the coding sequence GAGGCCGAGAAATTTGTCGCCAGCGGGAATTGGCAGGCTGCATCCATTGCCTACGCTCGACTTGCCTTGAGCTACCCAGACGAACCGGATGTGTTTTACCTTCACGGGCGTGTCCTCATGGAACTCGGGGACTGGGATGCTGCATTGTCACAGTTCAACAAGGCTCTTTCAATCAATCCAAAAGACTCACGCTTCCATCGCTGCCGCGGGGACGTTCTGCAGGCAATGGATATGCTCTTGGAAGCAGAGAACGCATACCGTTGCGCAATAGATTTAAATCCCCGTGATACCGATGCGTTGATCAATTTGGGGAATACCATTTATAAAGAAGGAAGATCAAACGGTGCGCTTGCCCCATATGGCCGGGCGCTGGCATTTGATCCTGAAAATTTGAAGGCCTTGAACAACATTGGCAAGACATGGCACGATCAAGGCGACCTGAAAAAAGCCAAAATCTGGTATGAAACCGCCCTGAAACTGAATCCGAATTATCCTGAAGCACACTTCAACCATGCGATAGCATTGTTGGCTGAAGGAGACTTCCGCAATGGATGGCAAGAATATGAATGGCGTTTTCATCGCCAATCGGCGCGACAAGTATACCCTCATCAACTCAACATCTTACGTTGGAATGGAGCACCTTTTCAAGATAAACGGCTATTGGTGCATTGTGAACAGGGTTTGGGAGATGTCATTCAGTTTTGCCGCTATATGCCGATGGTCAAAGCATTAGGTGGCACCGTAACCCTTGAGGTCCATGCCTCCCTCGTATCTCTGTTGGAACACATAACATCTGTCGATCGAATCATTCCCTTTGGCCGTCTAAAGCCTCGGGAAATAGATTATGATCTCTATGTTCCACTGATGAGCCTTCCGCTTCTTTTCGGAACGACTATAGAAAGCATCCCAGCACAAATACCATATTTGCATCCTTCGCCAGTGGAAGTATCCCGGTGGCAATCCCGACTTTCTTCTCGATGTGGAGCTCGCATTGGTCTTGTATGGTCCGGAAGCGCAACAGACCCCCGACGCTCTTGCCCGTGGGAAATTATCTCAAGGTTGACGAAAGTAATGACAAATTTACAATTTTTTAGTCTGCAGAAACAATTGCCGCCAGGTATCACCGCCGACCTTCTCGAACATGCCAATATGATACATTGGGGTAATTCTCTAGTTGATTTTCATGCGACAGCAGCAGCTATCAGTCATCTGGATCTGGTCATCTCCATTGATACAGCCACCGCCCATCTGGCCGGCGCCATGGGAAAACCAGTGTGGATTCTATTGCCTCATGCAGCCGATTGGCGTTGGCTTCAAATCCGTTCGGACACCCCATGGTATCCGACGGCACGCCTTTTTAGACAACCAGAAAAAGATGATTGGAGGGCTCTGGTATCTACCTTGGTCGAGGAACTTAAACAGTGGTCTCCTGCTTCACATCATTAG